A window of the Methanocella sp. genome harbors these coding sequences:
- a CDS encoding HD domain-containing protein, whose protein sequence is MSPIRDPIHGYIEIAPYIEKLLDTRIVQRLRNVKQLGWTNLVYPGANHTRFEHSLGTYYLASRLGSELSEEERREIEIAALLHDIGHGPYSHDSEDIIEEYTRRRHDDVLFLLESDEIASILGEYGIKPSAVSSHIQGKTKIGQIITGSLDVDRMDYLIRDSYYTGVAYGIVDYEHLLRNIRFYDNNIVLYYRGLKSAESLLMSRFLMYPSVYDHHVGRIAGSMFAHGLDAAITEGDVNAFELQLMDDCELNERMRHYNKYSAEMIGRLNSRNLFKRALYVGFDSVDKSIVRYTKIHKEIEREIARMAGIEPGYVLIDIPKIPDFRERNATVLMENDQLKYLDDVSSLVKILEESYVNDWRMGVYTLPGYREKVGRIAREYFNVEKVPKQSKLEVV, encoded by the coding sequence ATGAGCCCGATTAGAGACCCTATCCACGGCTATATTGAGATCGCGCCATACATCGAGAAGCTGCTCGATACGCGCATCGTGCAGCGCCTGAGGAACGTAAAGCAGCTCGGCTGGACGAACCTCGTCTACCCGGGAGCCAACCACACCAGGTTCGAGCACTCGCTGGGCACATACTATTTAGCCAGCCGCCTGGGCTCGGAACTCTCGGAGGAAGAGCGCCGGGAGATCGAGATAGCGGCATTATTGCACGATATCGGCCACGGCCCGTACTCCCACGACAGCGAGGACATCATCGAGGAATACACGCGGCGCAGGCACGACGACGTCTTATTTTTACTGGAGAGCGACGAGATCGCCTCAATATTAGGCGAGTACGGCATTAAGCCGTCGGCCGTATCCAGCCATATCCAGGGAAAGACGAAGATCGGGCAGATCATCACGGGCTCGCTGGACGTGGACCGGATGGACTACCTCATCCGGGATTCCTATTATACGGGTGTCGCCTACGGCATCGTCGACTATGAGCACCTGCTGCGGAACATCCGCTTCTACGATAACAATATTGTCCTGTATTACCGGGGCCTCAAGTCGGCCGAATCGCTGCTTATGTCGCGATTCCTTATGTACCCGTCCGTCTATGACCACCACGTCGGGCGCATCGCCGGCTCAATGTTCGCCCATGGGCTGGACGCCGCCATCACCGAGGGCGACGTGAACGCGTTCGAGCTGCAGCTGATGGACGATTGCGAGCTGAACGAGCGCATGCGGCACTATAACAAATATTCCGCCGAAATGATCGGCCGCCTGAACTCGAGGAACTTATTCAAGCGGGCACTGTACGTGGGTTTCGATTCTGTGGACAAGAGTATCGTCCGCTACACGAAGATCCACAAGGAGATCGAGCGCGAGATCGCCCGCATGGCGGGCATCGAACCCGGCTATGTTCTCATCGACATCCCGAAGATCCCGGATTTCCGGGAGCGCAACGCCACGGTGCTCATGGAGAACGACCAGCTGAAATATTTAGACGACGTGTCCAGCCTCGTCAAGATCCTGGAAGAGTCGTACGTGAACGACTGGCGCATGGGCGTCTACACGCTGCCAGGTTAC
- the cofD gene encoding 2-phospho-L-lactate transferase produces the protein MLSILSGGTGTPKLLRGFKDSEDISVIVNTAEDVWVSGNKVTPDVDSVMYTIAGIIDDKKWWGINGDTFNTFKALEEMGFFEEIMLGDRDRATCIYRTGMLNNGDTLTEATRDLCNVFRIRTNVLPMSEYDITSVISTPLGDMHFQDFWVGMHGEPDVSAVRLLGQLMPTPEVMDALNASDNIFIGPSNPITSIGPILSLEGVRETLQIKFVIAVSPFIGDQPVSGPAAKLMKAKGLEPSTKGVAEFYADIADILIVDERDRTDLSGYDFEVDHFDTLMTSVEKSKALADFMLSKCV, from the coding sequence ATGTTATCCATCTTATCGGGCGGCACCGGCACCCCTAAACTGCTGAGGGGCTTCAAGGACAGCGAGGACATCTCGGTCATCGTGAACACGGCGGAGGACGTCTGGGTCAGCGGCAATAAGGTTACGCCCGACGTCGACTCGGTCATGTATACTATTGCGGGCATCATCGACGATAAGAAGTGGTGGGGAATTAATGGCGACACGTTCAATACTTTTAAAGCGCTCGAAGAAATGGGCTTCTTCGAGGAGATCATGCTGGGCGACAGGGACCGGGCCACGTGCATCTACCGCACGGGCATGCTCAACAACGGCGATACGCTGACCGAAGCGACGAGGGACCTGTGCAACGTCTTTCGGATCAGGACGAACGTACTACCGATGAGCGAATACGACATCACGTCGGTCATCAGCACACCCCTGGGCGATATGCACTTCCAGGACTTCTGGGTGGGCATGCACGGCGAGCCCGATGTTTCCGCCGTCCGACTGCTCGGGCAGCTCATGCCGACGCCAGAGGTCATGGACGCCCTGAACGCCTCGGATAACATCTTTATAGGGCCGAGTAATCCTATTACGAGCATCGGGCCTATTTTATCTTTAGAAGGCGTGCGGGAGACTCTGCAGATCAAGTTCGTCATCGCCGTCAGCCCCTTCATCGGCGACCAGCCCGTCAGCGGCCCGGCCGCAAAGCTCATGAAGGCAAAGGGGCTGGAACCCTCCACTAAGGGCGTGGCCGAGTTTTACGCGGACATCGCGGACATCCTCATCGTGGACGAGCGCGATAGGACCGACCTTTCCGGCTATGACTTCGAGGTCGATCATTTCGATACGCTCATGACGAGCGTCGAGAAAAGCAAGGCGCTTGCCGACTTCATGCTGAGCAAGTGCGTATAG
- a CDS encoding ATP-binding protein, translating into MKRKIISIDENKCTGCGECIPDCPEGAIQLIDGKARLISDLFCDGLGACIGTCPQGAIHVIEREAEPYDEKKVMENIVRQGGPVIRAHLEHLAGHGQTGLYKQAVEYLKEHKIRIPGDMHAGHSPFAACPGSAARSIQRKPSARGHKPPEKAESELRQWPVQLQLLNPAATYFDDADLLISADCVPFAYAGFHSGLLRDRILIIFCPKLDTDIDGYVEKLAEIFTRHIIKSIMVAHMEVPCCGGVRYVVDRALERSGKKIPVSEKTITIQGEIE; encoded by the coding sequence GTGAAGCGGAAAATCATCAGTATCGACGAAAATAAATGCACGGGATGCGGGGAGTGCATCCCGGACTGCCCCGAGGGGGCCATTCAGCTCATCGATGGAAAGGCGCGGCTGATCAGTGATCTTTTCTGCGACGGCCTGGGCGCCTGTATCGGGACCTGCCCCCAGGGTGCGATCCATGTCATCGAGCGCGAGGCCGAGCCCTATGATGAAAAGAAGGTAATGGAGAACATCGTGCGGCAGGGCGGGCCAGTCATAAGGGCCCATCTCGAGCATCTCGCCGGCCACGGGCAGACGGGCCTGTATAAGCAGGCGGTCGAATACCTGAAGGAGCATAAGATACGAATTCCCGGCGATATGCACGCCGGCCACTCGCCTTTTGCGGCATGCCCGGGATCCGCGGCCAGGAGCATTCAGCGAAAGCCGTCGGCACGGGGCCATAAGCCGCCTGAGAAAGCCGAATCCGAGCTCCGGCAATGGCCGGTCCAGCTCCAGCTCCTGAACCCGGCGGCCACGTATTTTGACGATGCCGACTTGCTGATCTCGGCCGATTGCGTCCCGTTCGCCTATGCTGGATTCCACTCCGGGCTCCTTCGCGACCGGATCCTGATCATCTTTTGCCCTAAGCTTGATACGGATATCGACGGATACGTCGAGAAACTGGCCGAGATTTTTACCCGCCATATCATTAAATCGATCATGGTCGCCCACATGGAAGTCCCCTGCTGCGGCGGCGTGCGCTATGTCGTTGACCGGGCGCTGGAACGGTCGGGAAAGAAGATCCCGGTGAGTGAGAAAACGATAACGATACAGGGCGAAATAGAGTAA
- a CDS encoding DUF5817 domain-containing protein, giving the protein MTMPKFAVVVCPHCKSAFIMEPGHRTVTCRSCNKRLEAARLKVFFASDDFKEAQAARGSVVAAISGDSAAFEEAARHLNKDVMERIGEDVQEQRYQEDKRRVNEKMEEAALKTKKKGQQAILRETFEELAEKGDVEVEEYWRKVSFSGIDRLKFDRWVDKMVETGIAYSPKYGYLRKC; this is encoded by the coding sequence ATGACCATGCCGAAGTTCGCCGTCGTCGTCTGCCCACATTGTAAGAGCGCCTTCATCATGGAGCCTGGCCACAGGACGGTTACATGCCGGAGCTGCAATAAGAGGCTCGAAGCGGCGCGCTTGAAGGTCTTTTTCGCCTCGGACGACTTCAAGGAAGCCCAGGCGGCCCGGGGCTCGGTCGTGGCCGCCATATCGGGCGACTCGGCCGCCTTCGAGGAGGCCGCACGGCATTTAAACAAAGACGTCATGGAGCGCATCGGCGAAGACGTCCAGGAGCAGCGCTATCAGGAGGATAAGCGTCGCGTCAATGAAAAAATGGAGGAAGCGGCCCTTAAAACGAAAAAGAAAGGCCAGCAGGCTATCCTCCGGGAAACGTTCGAGGAGCTGGCAGAAAAGGGCGACGTCGAGGTCGAGGAGTACTGGCGTAAGGTCTCGTTCAGCGGCATCGACCGCCTGAAGTTCGACCGGTGGGTCGATAAGATGGTCGAGACCGGCATCGCATATTCGCCAAAATACGGCTATCTGAGGAAATGCTGA
- a CDS encoding Lrp/AsnC ligand binding domain-containing protein — protein MVIGVTMIKVIPGEEKAVYNELKKITGIRDVFHVFGEYDFITIIDVGSLSEINKTVDAIRENEMVTSTQTIIGAEL, from the coding sequence ATGGTAATCGGAGTCACGATGATCAAGGTCATACCGGGAGAAGAAAAGGCCGTCTATAATGAGCTCAAGAAGATCACGGGCATCAGGGACGTCTTCCACGTTTTCGGGGAGTACGACTTTATCACTATCATCGACGTGGGCAGCCTGTCCGAGATCAATAAGACCGTGGACGCGATCCGGGAAAATGAGATGGTCACGTCGACCCAGACCATCATCGGCGCCGAGCTATAA
- the proS gene encoding proline--tRNA ligase: MPQVARRMIIVEEESRSLPTKDNFSEWYNELLMMAQVMDVRYPIKGIYVWYPFGFSIRKKVYNMLRALMDVDHQECYFPMLIPKPELLKESEHIKGFEDEVYWVTHGGLTPLEIPLALRPTSETAIYPMYKLWIRSHADLPLKLYQIVNTFRYETKQTRPLIRLREITSFKEAHTAHATWEDAEKQIHEAMDLYSDFFTKLSVPFVINKRPDWDKFPGADYTMAFDTLMPNGRSLQVGTVHHLGTKFAKTYEITYEDEKGERQFVNQTCYGISERCIAAVIGIHGDNKGLVLPPNASPTQVVIIPIVFKTGGEEVLEVCKKVKVILNDAGITAVLDDSNERPGAKYYRWEMKGVPFRIEIGPRDIKNNAVMLVRRDGVKQSISMDGLPQTVQNKLMDFQAELLKKASGFMWSRIKDCATLEEAKSQIESGFARMSWCGEKACGLEMENATGGKLLGEPRGMAGRGVCPVCGKPAGRVVLLAKSY; this comes from the coding sequence ATGCCTCAGGTAGCCAGAAGGATGATAATCGTGGAAGAAGAGTCCAGGTCGTTACCGACGAAAGATAATTTCAGCGAATGGTACAACGAGCTGCTAATGATGGCGCAGGTCATGGACGTGCGCTACCCCATCAAGGGCATCTACGTCTGGTACCCGTTCGGCTTTTCTATCCGCAAGAAGGTCTACAACATGCTGCGGGCGCTCATGGACGTCGACCACCAGGAGTGCTACTTCCCGATGCTCATCCCAAAGCCGGAGCTATTAAAAGAATCGGAGCACATCAAAGGCTTCGAGGACGAGGTCTACTGGGTCACACATGGCGGGCTGACACCGCTCGAGATACCCCTGGCCTTACGGCCCACGAGCGAGACGGCCATCTATCCGATGTATAAGCTCTGGATCCGGTCACACGCGGACCTCCCCCTAAAATTATACCAGATCGTCAACACGTTCCGGTATGAGACGAAGCAGACCCGCCCCCTCATAAGGCTGCGCGAGATAACGTCCTTTAAGGAGGCACATACGGCACACGCTACCTGGGAGGATGCCGAAAAGCAGATCCATGAGGCAATGGACCTGTACAGCGACTTCTTCACGAAGCTCTCCGTGCCCTTCGTCATAAACAAGAGGCCGGACTGGGATAAGTTCCCGGGCGCCGACTATACCATGGCCTTCGACACGCTCATGCCCAACGGCAGGTCTCTGCAGGTCGGGACCGTCCACCACCTGGGCACGAAGTTCGCGAAGACGTATGAGATCACGTACGAGGACGAAAAAGGCGAGCGCCAGTTCGTGAACCAGACCTGCTATGGCATCTCCGAGAGGTGCATCGCCGCGGTCATCGGCATCCACGGCGACAACAAAGGCCTCGTGTTGCCCCCGAACGCGTCCCCGACTCAGGTCGTCATAATCCCCATCGTATTCAAGACGGGCGGCGAGGAAGTCCTGGAAGTCTGCAAGAAAGTCAAAGTCATCCTCAATGATGCCGGTATTACGGCTGTCCTGGACGACTCGAACGAGCGCCCCGGCGCCAAGTATTATAGATGGGAAATGAAGGGGGTGCCCTTCCGCATCGAGATCGGTCCGAGGGACATCAAGAACAACGCGGTCATGCTGGTCCGCCGGGACGGCGTCAAGCAGTCCATTTCCATGGATGGCCTCCCCCAGACCGTGCAGAACAAGCTTATGGACTTCCAGGCAGAGCTATTAAAGAAGGCCTCGGGCTTCATGTGGTCCCGCATCAAGGACTGCGCCACGCTGGAAGAGGCTAAATCGCAGATCGAGTCGGGCTTCGCCCGCATGTCCTGGTGCGGCGAGAAGGCCTGCGGCCTGGAGATGGAGAACGCCACAGGCGGCAAGCTACTGGGCGAGCCACGGGGCATGGCCGGCAGAGGCGTTTGCCCCGTATGTGGAAAGCCTGCGGGCAGGGTCGTGCTGCTGGCGAAGTCCTACTGA